One Candidatus Zixiibacteriota bacterium genomic window, GAAAGGGAGCCCTTAATATCGATCGGGCTGCACAATCGAAGAAGCTTATTGAGACGATCCGCATCGTTTGATACGGTCGGGATGTCACTAGCGGTCGTGGTCACCCTTCCTCTCCTACAGTAGCCTGCTCCAGGTGCTCAGTTATCCGGCGACACAGTTTTTGTTCCAGCTCATGGAAGAAGATCTGTTTATCCGGTGCCGAGACATGAATTTCAGGATCATTGATGTTGTCATCCATGGACATTTGCATGATCCGTTTGGCTTCTTTACTGATTTTGAAAGGCTCGGCGGTAATGACTCTCCCCCAGGACAAATCGATGAGGCGCAACTCACCTTCGATCACTCCGACAGTCGAATATTTGTGGAAAACCAGCGGGATATGCCAGCTTTTACGCCGTTCGAGCCGTTCGGAGTTAACATCGACCAGCAGCAAATAACGCCCGCCCACTTCGCGTCCCCAGTTGACCAGCGAGTCGGTATCAAAGCGATTGGTCGGGAAAGGCGGAAGGTTATCCTGTCCGGGTTCTGCCAGCACCGGTCGCAGTTGTTCGTTGCGAGAGATATCCGCAGCCAGAATTTGTTCGATTTGCGGTTGTGACCAGGCGGACTCGGCCTGATCGACACGTATTATGATTTTACGTGCGAACGAATCAGCCAGGGCAACTCCGTTCAATACCATGATCAGTAATGCCAGAGCTATGCCGATCTTGACCAGTCGGGCAATCATAATCACACCTGTTCCCGAGCTACGAACCGGTTGACGACCTCACGAACGGTCTTGTCGAAATGGTCAAACTGCTCGTCCAGAAGATCCATCTCGGAAGCCGACAGAATGTCATTCAAATTCTCGCGTGTAACGAACTGAACACCGGCAAGATTGCCGCTCTCATCCGTATCACAACGTTTGACCAGACCGAGAATACCGTTGAGGGTGCCGGTGTCACGAAGCAGGAAACGCATGGCGACGATGTCGCCTTCATTGACCGGCTGCTCCAGATCGAGCAGTACGCCGCCGGCGGAAATGTTCAGGATATTTCCCTGAATGCGATACTCATCTCCCTGCGGCCAGTAGTTTCCGAAAATGTCCTTAATGCGACTCAGTGAAGCGGGAGAGGTTATCTCGATTCTTACGAACTGACGTTTTTCGGTCGTATGCTCCTGAGCAGTCGCGACCTTGTTATCGTTGGCATCCTGCGTGGGTGATTTTCCCATGATTAACTCCTGTATCGATGGCTACAATCTATTTTTCTTTTTCCAGGCAATCAGCGCCTGGTTCATCTCGGCCCGCTTAGGGGCGGTAAACTCAAACACGGCCGGGGGTAGAAGCTTGAGAATGTTCTCAGGTACTTCGACCCGCGCCTGCATGTCGGTGAGGAATTCCACACCGGTATAGAAATGCCCGGTTTCGGGCTGTATGCTGTGTCTGACACATCCGATCATGAGAACCGGGAATTCG contains:
- a CDS encoding PilZ domain-containing protein, with the protein product MGKSPTQDANDNKVATAQEHTTEKRQFVRIEITSPASLSRIKDIFGNYWPQGDEYRIQGNILNISAGGVLLDLEQPVNEGDIVAMRFLLRDTGTLNGILGLVKRCDTDESGNLAGVQFVTRENLNDILSASEMDLLDEQFDHFDKTVREVVNRFVAREQV